One genomic window of Etheostoma spectabile isolate EspeVRDwgs_2016 chromosome 5, UIUC_Espe_1.0, whole genome shotgun sequence includes the following:
- the lipg gene encoding endothelial lipase translates to MNHKARLLWIFLQCAAALLSFAAGEKSVLKGEDSGLDELSTDSKAFNGVKYNMRKSLDLDQEGCYLQTGKKDCLEECGFNATAKTIFIIHGWTMSGLFESWMHKLVSAVIQRESEANVVVVDWRTMAQQLYPDAVNHTNGVGLDIATMLNWLQDEQQLPLEKVHLIGYSLGAHVAGFAGTFVRGTVGRITGLDPAGPMFEGVEDQKRLSPDDADFVDVLHTYTREALGVSIGIQQPIGDIDIYPNGGDVQPGCALGDVLAVAGNFMEVMKCEHERAVHLFVDSLMNKEHMSFAYQCTGPDRFKKGICLSCRKNRCNNIGYNTRKMRKRRNSKMYLKTRADTPFGGYHYQMKMHVFNRKQADNADPTFHVKLYGAHNDTAQISVDVHDETIGLNLTNTFLVFTEKDIGDILKIRLSWEGNSESWNSVWKNIKKTFWAWNAKPPKPVLEVRRIRVKAGETQKKFTFCAQDPAKTEISPGEAVVFTKCRDGWEVKPRKRLLM, encoded by the exons ATGAATCATAAAGCCCGTCTACTGTGGATTTTCCTACAGTGTGCTGCTGCGCTCCTTTCATTCgctgctggggaaaaaagcgTTCTTAAAG GTGAAGACAGTGGATTGGATGAACTGTCAACAGACAGCAAGGCTTTTAATGGCGTCAAGTACAACATGAGGAAGAGTTTAGATCTGGACCAGGAGGGCTGCTACCTGCAGACTGGCAAGAAGGATTGTCTAGAGGAGTGTGGCTTCAATGCTACAGCCAAGACAATCTTTATCATTCACGGCTGGACG atgAGTGGGCTGTTCGAAAGCTGGATGCACAAGCTGGTTTCGGCAGTGATACAGCGAGAAAGTGAGGCCaatgtggttgttgttgattGGAGAACAATGGCTCAGCAACTGTACCCCGATGCCGTGAACCATACCAACGGCGTCGGCCTCGACATTGCCACCATGCTCAACTGGCTTCAG GATGAGCAGCAGCTTCCTCTCGAGAAAGTGCACCTGATTGGCTACAGTTTAGGTGCCCACGTAGCTGGCTTCGCAGGGACGTTTGTGCGAGGCACCGTCGGCAGAATCACTG GTCTAGATCCAGCAGGGCCAATGTTTGAGGGTGTGGAGGACCAGAAGCGCCTCTCCCCTGATGATGCCGACTTCGTGGACgttctacacacatacactcgaGAGGCTCTTGGTGTGAGCATTGGGATTCAGCAGCCAATTGGAGACATTGACATCTACCCCAATGGTGGTGACGTGCAGCCTGGCTGTGCACTGGGTGACGTGCTGGCAGTGGCTGGAA ATTTCATGGAGGTGATGAAGTGTGAGCATGAGCGTGCCGTGCACTTGTTTGTGGACTCGTTAATGAACAAGGAACACATGAGCTTTGCCTACCAGTGCACTGGCCCCGACCGCTTCAAGAAGGGCATTTGCCTCAGCTGCCGCAAAAATCGCTGCAACAACATTGGCTATAACACCAGAAAGATGCGCAAGAGGCGCAACAGTAAAATGTATCTGAAGACACGTGCTGACACTCCCTTTGGAG gttaccactacCAGATGAAAATGCACGTGTTCAACAGAAAACAAGCAGACAATGCCGATCCCACCTTTCATGTCAAGTTGTACGGAGCCCATAATGATACAGCACAAATATCTGTTGATGT CCACGATGAGACTATCGGCCTGAACCTGACCAACACCTTCTTGGTGTTTACTGAGAAGGATATTGGTGACATTCTAAAGATCCGTCTGAGCTGGGAAGGAAACTCTGAATCTTGGAATTCCGTCTGGAAGAACATTAAGAAGACGTTCTGGGCCTGGAACGCCAAGCCTCCCAAACCTGTACTGGAAGTCCGACGGATTCGTGTGAAAGCTGGGGAGACTCAAAAGAA GTTTACATTCTGTGCACAAGATCCTGCAAAAACCGAAATTTCACCCGGAGAAGCCGTAGTTTTCACAAAATGTCGGGATGGCTGGGAAGTGAAACCAAGAAAACG GCTTCTCATGTAA